In the genome of Desulfuromonas sp. DDH964, one region contains:
- a CDS encoding ATP-binding protein → MNTDRNHKSKSAGIGDPYWYEWGIGLLKAVEMLNPDSDIDAVAFQKDGIKGWDDIVIRFSSGHQDYYQVKHSRPRSNLTFSDLVSKGESGTSLLGSLSSAWHKMGLCGTDTSCILITNRSAGTRSSRSKSGTFFPPLARFIEHLSAELGTVTSLEAIRIPDEWGDAWDLWLTEMGDIAPDEKLHFLRAVTISTEAPQLDEMQDGLASSLSATLGITNYQAVPLVRNLLSALLHWTTSLRGTKEWVTAEDVLESLAESEPDIFGYCDVPTPMPFFPSREAAVDEITDLLTSNSEHQIVFLEADPGSGKTSVVSRIVNQRADNYSKLIVDIRYYAYRPITPDSPALSADADRSASSESLWYSLLSQIRERLRGRLLQLRVPVRNHFITPDQARDHVLRLSSFLAQEKHAPFVIVIDGIDHAARAHRKGLPSLMQSLPAPEAIPKGVRILIAGQPATGYPEYPIWLRSRHELVASIGLGPLEIQDTHLLLSSSTTRIPADDLEHVARLIHDIAGGNTLAAVFSVAEAERCQTLDELQGRLTKRQLHSGVHAYYQAIWTAAIPASPTGISLYLSAVLCILKERITGTIMHQAFPAWGKPAPEWDAILSSLEPLVVHDEGGFRVRHNDIRVFLERELSTDDAALRSVASLLADYYMSPSADPYFRQESLFNLLQIADRDTEKARIFNPAWVLDAAAYGRNLSSIQTEAEEAFRAIPDLKDWDAALSVACGGMTLAKLSDCVDSNPDLLVRTDTPLVSLPQCVETERFVLPLSRWDDGTVRQVLSDARMLAEKADINRARGLIEHWFSGISPMAMVASVSGMTDYHEIHESTTLAVGVDALLEDWGDLAFRLEILTDRGDPNDYIGSEATCLFEKGWVSACVASSEQEEVAFASLMEFNPLYLRTFEVALEEASKKGMWNLVGRLLQVIFEDRGRLHLDFRIKAAYWALKALGEDGAKDWLEVIQMARTGQCADRRIEMPLMLYVARVIGWVEPQREASGIASELATAIISQNRHVRDQRSFLLPLRAAAMSGLIGRMLSKGNPSGAAALVPSQTVRTVIEFIWEARHSLDFHDFRDLALNLTFALLEQCQEIGNTHAEMVLSLSLSSAEKFPVDQRLPVLWEILRRAGHRELLYNWAEHWIGKKGAVWFGTGYSERVEIVGKLSHSARKEGWDELAATAETKLRHHLIGYSSHKDYSFQEALDWFEELARRAPIAWCQEGMQLLDICRECDDQGGDNRLISSIEAEIAAAAFHCGPNNAWAFFNSIDPETERYWLQTVRKNLIAAINRIISDGTVTDSIDMLTLWSCAVGLTRWFDKYQVQLITELRDSILAAVSSEDRKKLHKRMQSLTPGEVLREEYEKDRPSQRTRNIRETATINSPDAGEAVSKLAQQVAGGYEPSLVEIGQLAIQIARDNPENRTELMYTLLGLVDANRNYGRRWGYWEEEPPLRELIPALREYEVWELMRAAVRPMGEAFWFHSGSYNVHLICLFHAAGKGTEGLKRGTQCVLAMHRLWSRLPESQNAEVRDLSADNTIETWPRFAALVLLRMLTADSAETVSAALRGLSAVVETSPEILRTVLDYCKARERSWLLLGMEIWAARHPEIVASTLEEIWAQDDGELRTRIQLWLCKLMLSKVAGGEQLTASFMPAPTSKSEEHSSIITKPQKLLEISPISQGSTKLANVFSAARTWISRMATITGHDTEGLESRIAEAIISQDPAVDKIEKHKNREHFAAEDGDMIITGREDGILDNAFTRELRRTNWSEDDATDIAVALTHGDDPWVVRQSPLPSPASFDWPEQKEVEEWIESGTNNKGILNRLRLLASGSDLPDGKVALGSCLRLFTSHYDFEMRYWLDNNILEGVAAKHSPTCPSGRCFQFFFPNRFEPRADSSPLVFFSGSLLLLSFSTLELIPARFLQERLKWEPSTKNPLKWYKDGRLVAKYERYHGPLDYNWSRRHMRQPTLSRWVVRAESLTDIPRLTPQWNHMVHRFSER, encoded by the coding sequence ATGAATACAGATCGAAATCACAAAAGCAAATCGGCTGGCATTGGTGACCCATACTGGTATGAGTGGGGTATCGGTCTGCTCAAGGCAGTCGAGATGTTGAATCCAGATTCGGATATCGACGCCGTAGCGTTCCAAAAGGATGGCATCAAGGGATGGGACGATATTGTCATTCGGTTCAGTTCAGGCCATCAGGACTATTACCAAGTTAAGCATTCCCGGCCCCGATCGAATCTGACCTTCTCAGATCTCGTGTCCAAGGGCGAGAGCGGCACCTCACTTCTCGGTTCACTCTCGTCTGCATGGCACAAGATGGGACTTTGCGGAACGGACACATCCTGCATTCTCATCACAAATCGCAGCGCTGGTACAAGGTCAAGCAGATCAAAGAGTGGAACATTTTTCCCCCCGCTTGCACGTTTTATTGAACACCTCTCTGCAGAACTTGGCACGGTAACGTCACTTGAGGCCATCCGCATCCCAGATGAATGGGGAGATGCGTGGGACCTTTGGTTGACTGAAATGGGGGATATCGCGCCGGACGAAAAACTTCATTTCTTACGAGCAGTAACCATTTCAACTGAGGCCCCACAGCTCGACGAAATGCAGGATGGGCTTGCCTCATCGCTGTCCGCTACTTTGGGCATCACCAACTACCAAGCAGTACCACTTGTTCGGAATTTGCTATCAGCGCTTCTCCATTGGACAACGTCGCTACGCGGGACGAAGGAGTGGGTGACAGCAGAGGATGTACTGGAATCCCTCGCGGAATCGGAGCCGGATATTTTTGGGTACTGCGATGTGCCTACCCCAATGCCGTTTTTCCCTTCACGAGAGGCAGCAGTTGACGAAATCACCGATTTGCTGACGAGTAATTCAGAACACCAGATCGTATTTTTGGAAGCAGACCCTGGATCAGGGAAAACGAGTGTGGTCAGCCGTATAGTCAATCAAAGGGCTGACAATTACTCAAAGCTCATAGTGGACATCCGTTACTACGCTTACAGGCCGATAACCCCTGATTCGCCTGCTCTTTCTGCAGATGCAGATCGGTCCGCCTCATCGGAGTCTCTTTGGTATTCACTCCTCAGTCAAATACGCGAACGCTTGCGAGGCCGACTACTTCAGTTGCGAGTACCGGTCAGGAATCATTTCATCACGCCCGATCAAGCCAGGGACCATGTGTTGCGCCTTTCGTCTTTTCTTGCGCAGGAGAAGCATGCCCCATTTGTAATCGTCATTGATGGGATTGACCATGCCGCGCGAGCCCACCGTAAAGGGTTGCCATCGCTGATGCAGTCTCTGCCGGCACCAGAGGCCATACCAAAGGGCGTAAGAATTCTTATAGCTGGACAGCCCGCGACGGGATATCCAGAGTATCCCATCTGGCTTCGCTCCCGGCATGAGTTGGTGGCTTCAATAGGTCTTGGTCCGCTCGAGATTCAGGACACGCATCTCCTCCTCTCCAGTTCCACTACGAGAATACCTGCAGACGACTTGGAGCATGTCGCTCGTCTCATCCATGACATTGCCGGCGGCAACACGCTCGCTGCTGTCTTTTCAGTTGCGGAGGCTGAACGGTGTCAGACACTGGATGAACTCCAAGGAAGACTCACTAAGAGGCAACTGCATTCCGGAGTACATGCATACTACCAAGCTATATGGACGGCCGCCATCCCAGCATCGCCAACCGGAATCTCCCTATATCTTTCCGCTGTCCTATGCATTCTAAAAGAGCGAATCACAGGGACGATTATGCACCAAGCTTTTCCCGCATGGGGAAAGCCGGCACCAGAGTGGGATGCCATTCTTTCCTCACTGGAGCCTCTGGTGGTCCATGATGAAGGAGGATTTCGCGTACGACACAACGATATCAGGGTCTTTCTGGAAAGGGAGTTGAGCACGGACGACGCAGCATTGCGTTCCGTCGCATCGTTGCTGGCAGATTACTACATGAGTCCCTCAGCGGACCCCTACTTCAGGCAAGAAAGCCTTTTTAATCTTCTACAAATTGCGGATAGAGATACGGAGAAGGCTCGCATCTTTAATCCCGCCTGGGTGCTAGATGCCGCAGCATACGGCCGAAATTTATCCTCAATCCAGACGGAAGCAGAAGAAGCCTTCCGGGCTATTCCTGACTTGAAGGATTGGGATGCCGCCCTTTCAGTGGCATGTGGTGGAATGACTCTCGCGAAGCTCTCGGATTGTGTTGATTCGAACCCTGATCTATTGGTACGCACAGACACGCCACTGGTTTCTTTGCCTCAATGCGTTGAAACTGAACGCTTTGTGCTACCGCTCAGTCGTTGGGATGACGGCACCGTCCGTCAGGTTTTGAGTGATGCCAGAATGCTCGCCGAAAAAGCGGATATTAACCGTGCAAGAGGGTTGATTGAACATTGGTTCTCGGGGATTTCACCGATGGCCATGGTTGCCAGTGTATCAGGCATGACCGACTATCATGAAATCCATGAGAGCACAACTCTTGCTGTGGGCGTGGATGCCCTATTGGAAGACTGGGGAGACCTAGCCTTCAGATTAGAAATTCTGACAGACCGGGGAGACCCCAACGACTATATTGGCTCCGAAGCAACCTGTCTTTTCGAGAAAGGATGGGTGTCCGCTTGTGTTGCATCGTCAGAACAAGAGGAAGTAGCATTTGCATCCCTGATGGAATTCAATCCCCTCTACCTGCGTACCTTCGAGGTAGCCCTAGAGGAAGCCTCCAAGAAAGGAATGTGGAACCTTGTCGGTAGGCTTCTACAAGTGATTTTCGAGGATAGGGGCAGACTGCATCTGGATTTCCGTATCAAAGCGGCATATTGGGCATTGAAGGCCCTTGGGGAGGATGGCGCAAAGGATTGGCTTGAAGTCATCCAAATGGCAAGGACCGGGCAATGCGCTGACCGTCGCATTGAGATGCCTTTGATGCTCTATGTGGCCAGGGTCATCGGTTGGGTCGAACCCCAGCGCGAGGCTTCTGGAATTGCCTCAGAGCTTGCCACGGCGATCATTTCTCAAAATAGGCATGTTCGCGACCAAAGATCTTTTCTGCTGCCGCTGAGGGCCGCAGCCATGAGCGGACTTATTGGTCGTATGCTCAGCAAAGGAAATCCAAGCGGCGCAGCTGCCTTGGTGCCTTCCCAGACCGTAAGGACTGTAATTGAGTTTATCTGGGAAGCTAGACACTCTCTGGATTTCCATGATTTCCGAGATTTGGCACTTAATCTGACATTCGCGCTCCTGGAGCAGTGTCAGGAGATCGGAAACACTCATGCCGAAATGGTTCTTTCGCTCAGCCTTTCAAGTGCAGAAAAATTTCCAGTGGACCAGCGTTTGCCTGTCCTTTGGGAAATTTTGCGCCGTGCTGGACATCGGGAGCTTTTGTACAACTGGGCGGAACATTGGATAGGTAAAAAAGGGGCCGTATGGTTCGGAACTGGTTATTCCGAACGTGTGGAAATCGTAGGCAAGCTGTCGCATTCAGCTCGTAAGGAAGGCTGGGATGAATTGGCTGCGACGGCCGAAACAAAGCTGCGTCATCACCTCATCGGGTATTCATCCCACAAGGATTATTCGTTCCAAGAAGCTCTAGATTGGTTTGAAGAATTAGCCCGCAGGGCCCCTATTGCTTGGTGTCAGGAAGGCATGCAATTGCTCGACATCTGCAGAGAGTGCGATGACCAAGGTGGAGATAATCGCCTCATCTCCTCGATCGAGGCTGAAATTGCGGCCGCAGCATTCCATTGCGGACCCAATAATGCTTGGGCCTTCTTTAACAGCATTGATCCGGAGACTGAAAGATACTGGCTTCAGACAGTTCGGAAAAACTTGATCGCAGCTATCAACCGGATAATCTCGGACGGGACAGTCACAGATAGTATCGACATGTTGACGCTATGGAGCTGTGCTGTGGGTTTGACGAGATGGTTCGATAAGTACCAGGTTCAACTTATAACAGAGCTTCGCGACAGCATCCTTGCCGCCGTCTCGTCCGAAGACAGAAAAAAACTTCACAAGCGGATGCAATCCCTAACGCCCGGGGAGGTTTTGCGGGAAGAGTACGAAAAGGATCGGCCGAGTCAGAGAACAAGGAACATCCGTGAAACGGCGACCATTAATTCCCCTGATGCTGGAGAGGCCGTCTCTAAACTGGCTCAACAGGTAGCGGGGGGGTATGAGCCTAGTTTGGTTGAGATAGGGCAGCTTGCCATTCAAATTGCGCGAGACAACCCAGAAAATCGCACAGAGTTGATGTATACGCTTTTAGGGCTTGTGGACGCAAATAGAAACTACGGCAGGAGATGGGGCTATTGGGAAGAGGAACCCCCACTGCGAGAACTGATTCCAGCCCTCCGGGAGTACGAGGTATGGGAGCTGATGCGAGCTGCGGTCAGGCCGATGGGTGAGGCTTTTTGGTTTCATTCGGGTTCATATAATGTTCATTTAATCTGCCTATTTCACGCGGCGGGCAAAGGGACGGAGGGTTTGAAGCGGGGGACTCAGTGTGTGCTTGCTATGCACCGACTGTGGTCGAGATTGCCGGAGAGTCAGAATGCCGAGGTAAGGGACCTTTCTGCTGACAATACAATTGAAACCTGGCCTCGTTTTGCAGCACTCGTTCTACTTCGCATGCTTACGGCTGACAGCGCTGAGACGGTCTCTGCAGCCCTTCGTGGACTCTCTGCTGTCGTGGAGACATCCCCAGAAATATTGCGCACCGTCTTGGACTATTGTAAAGCTCGGGAGCGATCATGGCTCCTGCTGGGGATGGAGATCTGGGCGGCGCGACATCCGGAGATAGTGGCTTCGACTCTCGAAGAGATATGGGCGCAAGACGATGGTGAACTTCGGACCAGAATACAGCTATGGTTATGCAAGCTGATGCTCTCCAAAGTTGCTGGCGGTGAGCAGCTTACAGCATCATTCATGCCCGCGCCCACAAGCAAATCTGAAGAACATAGCTCCATCATAACTAAGCCTCAGAAATTGCTGGAAATTAGTCCCATTTCGCAGGGAAGCACAAAGCTTGCGAACGTTTTCTCGGCAGCACGTACCTGGATTAGTCGAATGGCCACGATCACTGGGCACGATACAGAGGGGCTTGAGTCAAGAATTGCGGAAGCTATCATCTCCCAAGATCCTGCTGTGGATAAAATTGAAAAGCACAAAAATAGGGAGCATTTCGCCGCTGAGGATGGCGACATGATAATTACCGGCAGGGAAGATGGAATACTGGACAATGCTTTTACACGTGAATTGCGCAGGACTAATTGGAGTGAGGATGATGCCACAGATATTGCTGTTGCGCTTACCCACGGAGATGACCCCTGGGTTGTTCGGCAGTCACCACTTCCGTCACCAGCATCGTTCGACTGGCCTGAACAAAAAGAAGTGGAAGAGTGGATTGAATCAGGAACAAACAATAAAGGCATATTGAATCGTCTGAGACTGCTCGCAAGTGGATCCGATCTGCCAGATGGGAAAGTAGCACTCGGAAGTTGTCTCCGGTTGTTCACATCTCATTACGATTTCGAGATGCGGTACTGGCTTGACAATAATATTCTTGAAGGAGTTGCAGCAAAACATTCACCAACATGCCCATCAGGAAGGTGTTTCCAATTCTTTTTCCCTAATAGGTTTGAACCAAGGGCAGACAGTTCACCTCTTGTTTTTTTCTCTGGGTCTTTGCTCTTACTATCCTTCAGCACATTAGAATTAATCCCTGCTCGATTTCTCCAAGAGCGCCTAAAGTGGGAACCTTCTACTAAAAACCCACTCAAGTGGTATAAGGATGGTCGTTTAGTTGCCAAGTATGAAAGGTACCATGGCCCGTTGGATTATAATTGGAGTCGGAGGCACATGCGACAACCGACACTTTCTCGCTGGGTGGTAAGGGCCGAATCGTTAACCGATATCCCTCGCCTGACACCTCAGTGGAACCACATGGTACACCGCTTCTCGGAACGTTAG
- a CDS encoding ImmA/IrrE family metallo-endopeptidase codes for MAKLDTPFAPDWVSPPGDTILDIIEERGWPQTELATRLGYSTKHTNQLIKGKVPLTEDAAVRLERVLGGSVGFWLAREAKYRERCVRLEAAQKEAEWISWLDELPVKQLMDAGAIPKQRVDRKSKPDLVEKCLRFFGVASPEEWRGHYAEMQCSFRRSRAEQSDVGAISSWLRMGEQHAEKLDPRKYDRNQFIEVLPQIRQLTTLPPEEFEPQLRNYFKQAGVSFVLVPAIPKARVSGVARWLNPHRPLIQLSLYGKTNDKFWFTLFHEAAHILLHSKEKKSVFLDDPNKGHADNPEEHEANIWAGDFLIPPEFKPYLPTIKSKAAACDLARQAGVHPGIVVGRLQHDGLIKPSWMNDLKDSFRFAKN; via the coding sequence ATGGCTAAGTTGGATACCCCGTTTGCACCTGACTGGGTTTCCCCACCTGGCGACACCATCCTCGATATCATCGAGGAACGTGGCTGGCCACAGACGGAACTAGCAACTCGTCTAGGCTACAGCACCAAGCACACGAACCAGCTCATCAAAGGAAAGGTTCCGCTTACCGAAGATGCGGCTGTCCGCCTTGAAAGAGTTTTAGGGGGCTCGGTTGGCTTCTGGTTAGCCCGAGAGGCAAAGTACCGTGAACGCTGCGTTCGCCTGGAAGCGGCACAAAAGGAAGCCGAGTGGATCTCTTGGCTTGATGAATTGCCGGTAAAACAGTTGATGGATGCTGGCGCTATCCCTAAGCAGCGTGTTGACAGGAAATCAAAACCTGATCTGGTCGAAAAATGTCTGCGCTTCTTTGGAGTGGCTTCGCCCGAAGAGTGGCGTGGCCATTATGCGGAAATGCAGTGTTCCTTCCGCCGCAGTCGAGCTGAGCAGAGCGATGTTGGCGCTATTTCTTCATGGTTGCGCATGGGTGAACAGCATGCAGAAAAACTGGACCCCCGAAAATATGATCGCAATCAATTCATAGAAGTACTGCCTCAAATTCGACAGCTGACCACTCTTCCTCCTGAAGAATTTGAGCCTCAGCTTCGAAATTACTTCAAACAAGCAGGCGTTTCCTTCGTCCTGGTTCCAGCTATCCCCAAAGCGCGTGTAAGTGGTGTGGCTCGTTGGCTGAACCCTCATCGCCCTCTTATTCAGCTTTCTTTGTATGGCAAGACCAATGATAAATTTTGGTTCACGCTCTTCCATGAAGCTGCCCATATTCTATTGCATTCCAAGGAGAAGAAATCCGTCTTCCTGGACGACCCAAACAAAGGCCATGCCGATAATCCTGAAGAGCATGAGGCCAATATATGGGCAGGAGACTTCCTTATTCCACCGGAATTCAAACCATATCTCCCCACTATAAAAAGCAAGGCAGCAGCATGTGACCTTGCTAGGCAAGCGGGTGTCCATCCCGGAATTGTTGTTGGGCGATTACAACATGACGGGTTGATAAAACCATCATGGATGAACGACTTGAAAGACAGTTTCCGTTTCGCTAAGAATTGA
- a CDS encoding type II toxin-antitoxin system RelE/ParE family toxin, with protein MKINFKNKKDRELCQKKAVAQKRLGDACARKLRTRLDDLEAAITVTDLVAGNPHPLVGDRAGQFAVDLAGGWRLVFSPDNEPCPRRQDGSIDWSEVTIVCIEYIGDYHG; from the coding sequence TTGAAGATAAATTTTAAGAACAAGAAGGATCGCGAACTTTGCCAGAAGAAAGCGGTCGCTCAGAAAAGGCTAGGCGATGCCTGTGCTCGGAAGCTCAGAACGCGCCTTGATGACCTTGAAGCCGCTATTACCGTGACAGATCTGGTGGCAGGGAATCCCCATCCTTTGGTTGGGGACCGAGCTGGGCAGTTCGCAGTTGACCTTGCAGGCGGTTGGCGTCTTGTATTTTCACCGGATAATGAACCTTGCCCACGCCGCCAAGATGGATCGATTGATTGGTCGGAAGTGACCATCGTTTGTATTGAATACATTGGAGACTATCATGGCTAA
- a CDS encoding DUF7673 family protein, translating to MKPIVRKEYEEAIRLLTGLAQTDTSGGRAAAQVILSAYNGDEWQLDVTELSLLDGKYYQAAIDVIRGRKELMIEPHNLITGGREIFHRIWDRWRRYHISNRWKQTCFTCNGRGYIVDYDDDDQETRSSCGKCGGTGLIAEVR from the coding sequence ATGAAACCGATCGTGCGAAAAGAGTATGAAGAAGCCATCCGCCTCCTGACGGGTCTGGCCCAGACCGACACATCGGGTGGCCGGGCCGCCGCCCAGGTTATTCTGAGCGCCTACAACGGAGACGAGTGGCAACTGGATGTCACCGAGTTGAGCCTGCTCGACGGCAAATACTACCAGGCCGCGATCGATGTCATCCGTGGGCGGAAAGAATTGATGATCGAACCCCACAACCTCATTACCGGAGGACGGGAGATCTTCCATCGAATCTGGGACCGGTGGCGTCGGTACCATATCAGCAACAGATGGAAGCAAACCTGCTTCACCTGCAACGGCCGAGGATACATTGTCGATTATGACGACGATGACCAGGAAACGAGATCCTCGTGTGGCAAATGCGGTGGGACCGGTCTCATCGCCGAGGTGCGTTGA
- the tnpA gene encoding IS200/IS605 family transposase: MSSRFRKLSHTIWHCQYHIVWVPKYRFRILRGAVKSAVESGIQSICGYSGCEVVELNVQPDHVHLVVLVPPKKSISELLGRLKGQISMKIFQQFRELRKKPYWGNHFWAKGYCVDTVGLDADMIRRYVRYQEEKERQLEQLQLVD; the protein is encoded by the coding sequence GTGAGCAGCCGATTTCGAAAGTTATCACATACGATATGGCACTGCCAGTATCACATTGTCTGGGTCCCGAAGTATCGGTTTCGGATCTTGCGTGGGGCCGTGAAGTCAGCCGTAGAAAGTGGCATCCAGTCAATTTGTGGATATTCTGGGTGCGAAGTTGTTGAGCTAAACGTGCAACCGGACCATGTTCATCTGGTTGTGCTGGTGCCGCCCAAGAAGTCAATATCGGAATTGCTGGGCCGTTTGAAGGGGCAGATATCGATGAAGATATTTCAGCAGTTTCGAGAGCTTCGGAAGAAGCCCTATTGGGGCAATCATTTTTGGGCCAAAGGTTATTGTGTCGATACCGTTGGCCTTGATGCGGACATGATACGGAGGTATGTCCGCTATCAAGAAGAGAAGGAAAGACAACTGGAGCAACTGCAGTTGGTTGATTGA
- a CDS encoding tyrosine-type recombinase/integrase, protein MEEKVNSLIIVPAQQGAIAISNIENLVADWLHLDVANGDACSDTLKTYRGNFEAWLTWCRENQVHPRQATVEDIKGWRQDLIAAGAKSSTISLKLTTVRRFYQSAVDRGILESNPAANVRAPRERRPVKEQIKYLSAGEAELLFRAVPKDSEIKSLRDKAMIGLMALEGLRRVEIVRACVSDIGNDLEGLRLLVHGKGKERFIYPREDTARALQEYLTARGSVERDEQGEPLFVQIRKGGTAMGRISRTGVNKVVDHYLRIAGLKREGLSCHALRHTCGALLYQATRDVRAVQETLGHSNIATSAGYAHIIERGKARYTREIPVKIG, encoded by the coding sequence ATGGAAGAGAAAGTAAATAGTCTGATTATCGTCCCTGCCCAGCAAGGCGCAATCGCGATTTCGAACATCGAGAATCTCGTTGCCGACTGGCTGCACCTTGATGTGGCGAACGGGGATGCCTGTTCCGACACTCTGAAAACCTATCGGGGAAATTTTGAAGCCTGGTTGACCTGGTGTCGTGAGAATCAAGTCCATCCCAGACAAGCGACCGTCGAGGACATCAAGGGATGGCGGCAGGACCTTATCGCGGCCGGAGCGAAATCCTCGACGATCTCCCTGAAACTCACCACCGTCCGAAGGTTCTACCAGTCCGCCGTGGACAGAGGAATTCTCGAGTCCAACCCGGCCGCCAATGTGAGGGCTCCCCGGGAGCGGCGGCCGGTGAAAGAGCAGATCAAATACCTATCAGCCGGAGAAGCCGAGCTCCTTTTCCGGGCGGTCCCGAAGGATTCTGAAATCAAGTCACTTCGAGACAAAGCCATGATCGGCCTGATGGCTCTTGAGGGGTTGCGCCGGGTCGAGATCGTTCGCGCCTGCGTCTCCGATATCGGGAACGATTTGGAAGGTCTTCGCCTGTTGGTTCACGGCAAGGGAAAGGAGCGGTTTATCTATCCGAGAGAGGACACCGCCCGGGCGCTGCAGGAGTATCTGACCGCCAGGGGGTCGGTGGAGCGAGACGAACAAGGTGAGCCGCTGTTTGTACAGATCCGCAAGGGCGGAACCGCCATGGGTCGAATCAGCCGGACCGGGGTGAACAAGGTGGTTGACCACTACCTGCGGATAGCTGGACTGAAACGAGAGGGACTGTCCTGCCACGCTCTGAGGCATACCTGCGGAGCCCTTCTCTACCAGGCGACTCGCGACGTTCGGGCGGTCCAGGAAACCTTGGGGCATAGCAATATCGCCACCTCGGCAGGCTATGCCCACATAATCGAGCGTGGCAAGGCCAGGTACACCCGGGAGATACCCGTAAAGATCGGTTAG
- a CDS encoding restriction endonuclease — translation MARKSEFEKLIVELLSSAWWLSFIVAGGAYLFLGVFIPRQFSEHKVLFGLAGLAGSLAPWVALFFCFIGLLAFLNSKRKARLLDSQSDIHSLRQLSWKEFEELVAEAYRRKGYQVLENTMGGADGGVDIRLKRGDERVLVQCKHWKSYKIGVKVIRELYGVMAAERATRGIVITSGVFTGEARSFAQGKRLELVDGAKLAQMVCEVQTTKSTGTEQPSVQQQSQSQPVKVCPKCGQEMLKRVARKGQHAGKTFWGCSGYPNCKTVLPLES, via the coding sequence GTGGCTCGCAAATCCGAGTTCGAAAAACTCATTGTGGAACTGCTCAGCTCCGCCTGGTGGCTAAGTTTCATTGTCGCTGGCGGTGCTTATCTCTTCCTCGGGGTTTTTATCCCCCGGCAATTTTCGGAGCATAAAGTTCTTTTCGGCTTGGCGGGCCTGGCCGGCTCTCTGGCCCCGTGGGTCGCCCTGTTCTTCTGTTTCATCGGCTTACTCGCCTTCCTGAACAGCAAACGAAAAGCTCGTTTGCTGGATTCCCAGTCAGACATTCATTCCCTACGACAGCTCTCCTGGAAAGAATTTGAAGAGCTGGTCGCAGAAGCTTACCGGCGCAAGGGCTACCAGGTTCTCGAAAACACCATGGGAGGAGCGGATGGTGGAGTCGATATCCGTTTGAAACGTGGAGACGAACGGGTCTTGGTTCAATGCAAACATTGGAAGTCCTATAAGATCGGCGTAAAGGTCATCCGTGAGCTTTATGGTGTTATGGCGGCGGAAAGGGCTACCCGGGGAATTGTAATCACCAGTGGTGTTTTTACTGGGGAGGCAAGATCTTTTGCACAGGGAAAAAGACTGGAGCTTGTCGACGGCGCGAAGCTGGCTCAGATGGTGTGCGAGGTTCAAACCACGAAGTCAACAGGAACAGAACAACCCTCAGTCCAGCAGCAATCCCAGAGCCAACCCGTAAAAGTTTGCCCCAAGTGCGGCCAAGAGATGCTGAAGCGGGTGGCGCGAAAAGGCCAGCACGCTGGAAAAACCTTCTGGGGTTGTTCGGGTTATCCGAATTGCAAGACAGTTTTGCCTCTGGAGAGCTAG
- a CDS encoding thermonuclease family protein, whose protein sequence is MRLLAILLLFLSTSPVFALSFSGKVVKVSDGDTIQVMHDGHAEKIRLAGIDCPEKKQAFGQAAKRFTLDLAAQKVVTVKIETTDRYGRTVGEVILPGGKSLNRELVRAGYAWWYQKYSSDTTLGLLESEARAAHRGLWAVPDPVPPWEWRHGVKNVSSPGEPAQSFPGKARECGQKQYCKEMISCEEAMFFLRDCGLFNLDRDSDGIPCESMCR, encoded by the coding sequence ATGCGACTCCTGGCGATATTGCTGCTTTTCCTCTCCACCTCCCCAGTGTTCGCTTTGTCCTTCTCGGGCAAGGTTGTCAAGGTGTCAGATGGGGACACGATTCAGGTGATGCACGACGGGCATGCTGAAAAAATCAGGCTCGCCGGGATCGACTGCCCTGAAAAAAAGCAGGCATTCGGCCAGGCTGCCAAACGGTTCACCCTGGACTTGGCTGCGCAGAAGGTCGTTACGGTGAAAATTGAAACCACTGATCGCTATGGAAGGACTGTAGGAGAAGTTATCTTGCCGGGCGGAAAAAGTTTGAATCGAGAATTGGTTCGTGCCGGCTACGCCTGGTGGTATCAGAAATACAGCTCAGATACAACCCTCGGTCTGCTGGAATCGGAAGCTCGGGCCGCCCATCGTGGCCTTTGGGCGGTCCCTGATCCAGTGCCACCCTGGGAGTGGCGGCATGGGGTAAAGAACGTCTCCTCTCCCGGAGAGCCTGCTCAGAGTTTTCCAGGAAAGGCCAGAGAATGTGGCCAGAAACAATACTGTAAGGAAATGATCTCTTGCGAAGAGGCGATGTTTTTCTTGAGGGATTGTGGGTTATTCAATCTTGACCGGGATAGTGACGGTATCCCTTGCGAGTCGATGTGTCGGTGA